The proteins below come from a single Gimesia alba genomic window:
- a CDS encoding DUF962 domain-containing protein: MIQRFMHNYLLRHENRANQLLHLIGVPLTFGGLIGFGLAGEWIYAGIAFVAGYLLQFLGHFIEQNDAGELILVKKLLGKPYTEFGPDTQNRLNFDQSSKKSRCND; the protein is encoded by the coding sequence ATGATCCAGCGATTTATGCACAATTACCTCCTCCGCCATGAAAATCGAGCCAATCAGCTCCTGCATTTGATCGGGGTTCCCCTGACTTTTGGCGGATTGATCGGATTTGGGCTGGCGGGAGAGTGGATTTATGCCGGAATCGCATTTGTAGCCGGTTATCTCCTGCAGTTTCTGGGTCATTTCATTGAGCAAAACGACGCTGGCGAACTCATTCTGGTCAAGAAACTACTGGGAAAACCCTACACGGAATTCGGGCCAGACACTCAAAATCGATTGAATTTTGACCAATCGTCAAAAAAGTCAAGATGTAACGATTGA
- a CDS encoding helix-turn-helix transcriptional regulator yields MVAGRIHRLLKLIALLQSGRVYNSAQLASECEVSRRTVFRDLRTLQESGIYVLYDEEKQGYTLPWRTIVPFKDLTFEEVLALLVLCQDLDKAIVGLPVHRFARSASTKVLNSLPDSLRENVIDAAQSISIWFPPFNPTMRSGIHYKNLLKATIEKKNVRIHYAGGKEKKTLSTMLSPYHILYSNHEWFVVGRSSLDRGIKVFPLLKILKSEILEESFKKPSRFNLDRYLTPSWDPARQSRKTIPVKIRFKSSVAETVSQMCWDQSQEIKKLKGGSIEFRAEVDSLERISDWALSFGDQAEVLSPRSFRDLIKQKISSMMQVYTNGARPTS; encoded by the coding sequence ATGGTGGCTGGACGAATCCATCGTCTCTTGAAACTGATTGCGCTGCTACAGTCGGGACGAGTTTACAATTCTGCACAACTTGCGAGCGAATGCGAAGTCAGCCGCAGGACCGTGTTTCGGGACCTGAGAACTCTCCAGGAATCCGGAATCTACGTTCTGTATGACGAAGAGAAACAGGGCTATACGCTCCCCTGGAGAACCATCGTTCCCTTCAAAGATCTGACCTTTGAAGAAGTACTCGCCTTGCTTGTTTTATGTCAGGATCTCGATAAAGCAATCGTCGGGCTCCCCGTGCATCGTTTCGCTCGGTCGGCGTCAACCAAAGTTCTAAACAGTTTACCCGACTCTTTACGGGAAAATGTGATCGATGCCGCCCAGTCGATTTCGATCTGGTTTCCTCCGTTCAATCCGACCATGCGTAGCGGAATTCATTACAAAAATCTGCTTAAAGCGACCATCGAAAAGAAGAACGTCCGAATTCACTATGCTGGCGGCAAAGAAAAGAAAACGCTTTCTACAATGCTCAGCCCGTATCATATTTTGTATTCGAATCATGAGTGGTTTGTTGTGGGGCGGTCTTCGCTGGATCGCGGAATTAAAGTGTTTCCACTGTTGAAAATTCTGAAATCGGAAATCCTGGAGGAATCATTCAAGAAACCGTCCCGCTTTAACCTGGACCGATATCTGACCCCCTCATGGGATCCAGCCCGTCAATCTCGTAAAACCATCCCTGTCAAAATTCGTTTCAAAAGCAGTGTTGCGGAAACGGTCTCTCAGATGTGTTGGGATCAATCACAGGAAATCAAGAAACTGAAGGGGGGCTCGATTGAATTCCGTGCTGAGGTCGACAGCCTCGAACGGATTTCCGACTGGGCCTTGAGTTTCGGCGATCAAGCTGAAGTCCTTTCCCCCCGCTCATTTCGCGATCTGATCAAGCAAAAAATCTCCAGCATGATGCAAGTTTACACTAACGGGGCGCGTCCTACTTCATGA
- a CDS encoding isocitrate/isopropylmalate dehydrogenase family protein, translating to MYKVTLIPGDGVGPEIAEATRKCVDATGVKIDWDVQECGIEVIEAEGGVPDRVMESIRANKVALKAPITTPIGKGFRSVNVFLRQELGLYACVRPCKTYKGVRTYFSESNVDLVVVRENTEDLYAGVEFQAGEKNTAALIEKINEFATGKKINTPLDETGISIKPMSYQGTRDICNYAFKYAVDNKRKAVTSICKANIMKFTDGLWYDETRAVAQAYGAKFEWADLAEGVAPDAKLAGNVPDCGGSIEYNERLIDNMCMQLVQKPELYDVLVTSNLYGDILSDLCAGLVGGLGVAPGSNIGPESAIFEATHGSAPKYKGQNKVNPVALILSGKMMLDYLGEHDAAAKLDQAVADVIAEGKDVTYDLKDDRNDPTAVGTQEMAEAICKKMQ from the coding sequence ATGTATAAAGTCACATTAATTCCCGGAGATGGAGTTGGTCCGGAAATCGCCGAGGCTACAAGAAAATGTGTTGATGCGACAGGTGTCAAAATCGACTGGGATGTCCAGGAATGTGGAATCGAAGTCATTGAAGCCGAAGGCGGTGTACCCGATCGCGTCATGGAATCGATTCGCGCCAACAAAGTGGCTTTGAAAGCTCCGATCACCACACCGATCGGAAAAGGCTTCCGCAGTGTGAATGTCTTTCTGCGACAGGAACTCGGCCTCTATGCCTGTGTTCGTCCCTGTAAAACTTACAAAGGCGTGCGGACTTACTTCTCCGAATCCAACGTCGACCTCGTCGTTGTTCGCGAAAATACTGAAGACCTCTATGCCGGTGTCGAATTCCAGGCCGGTGAAAAGAATACCGCGGCTTTGATCGAAAAGATCAACGAATTCGCGACCGGTAAAAAGATCAACACCCCCCTCGACGAGACCGGCATCAGCATCAAGCCCATGTCCTATCAGGGAACCCGCGATATCTGCAACTATGCATTCAAATACGCGGTCGACAACAAACGCAAAGCAGTCACGTCGATCTGCAAAGCCAACATCATGAAGTTCACCGACGGTCTGTGGTACGATGAAACCCGCGCCGTCGCACAAGCCTATGGCGCCAAATTCGAATGGGCAGACCTCGCTGAAGGTGTTGCCCCAGATGCGAAACTGGCAGGCAACGTTCCCGACTGTGGCGGCAGCATTGAATACAATGAGCGTCTGATTGACAACATGTGCATGCAGCTGGTTCAAAAGCCCGAGCTGTACGACGTGCTTGTCACTTCCAACCTCTATGGCGACATCCTCAGTGACCTCTGTGCCGGTCTGGTCGGTGGTCTGGGTGTGGCTCCCGGTTCCAACATCGGACCCGAGTCGGCTATCTTCGAAGCAACTCACGGTTCTGCTCCCAAATACAAAGGACAGAATAAAGTGAATCCGGTCGCTTTGATTCTGTCTGGTAAAATGATGCTGGACTACCTCGGCGAACACGACGCTGCTGCTAAACTGGATCAGGCAGTCGCCGACGTCATCGCCGAAGGCAAAGACGTCACCTACGATCTGAAAGACGATCGCAACGATCCCACCGCCGTCGGAACTCAGGAAATGGCAGAAGCCATCTGCAAAAAGATGCAATAA
- a CDS encoding 6-pyruvoyl trahydropterin synthase family protein: MGMTIMRRVKFNAGHRLFRHEGKCQFFHGHNYVADFYVTGPETDAVGRIIDFAQLKALLKGWIDENWDHGFLLNVEDENGLNAIRMVEPTKYFVLPYNPTAENMARYLLDEVCPSVLNELGVQAVKVVIWETEESCAEATIDQDEKREHSLFDAFQTDSFPTGLNW; this comes from the coding sequence ATGGGTATGACAATCATGCGTCGGGTCAAGTTCAATGCGGGACACCGTCTCTTTCGTCATGAAGGAAAATGCCAGTTTTTTCACGGACACAACTATGTCGCCGACTTCTATGTGACCGGCCCGGAAACCGACGCCGTCGGGCGGATTATTGATTTTGCGCAGTTGAAAGCACTGCTCAAAGGCTGGATCGATGAAAACTGGGACCACGGGTTTCTACTCAACGTCGAAGACGAAAACGGCCTGAATGCAATCCGCATGGTCGAGCCCACCAAATACTTCGTACTGCCTTATAATCCAACCGCGGAAAATATGGCCCGCTATTTACTGGATGAAGTCTGCCCGAGCGTACTCAATGAACTCGGCGTGCAGGCCGTTAAAGTCGTGATCTGGGAAACCGAAGAATCCTGTGCCGAAGCGACCATCGACCAAGATGAAAAACGGGAACATAGTCTGTTTGACGCCTTTCAGACCGACTCGTTTCCCACCGGTTTGAACTGGTAA
- a CDS encoding TolC family protein, producing MNLRQKLHQFFCGCLITSQLVGCHGLGTDTDLHYLGDKELQYYEDVATKIEYPAVYEETPEEITFSGKPRTLADRSQDEIWDLPLMDAIHLGLANSEVIRVSGTLGTNGNSLLNNPDGTPSIFDPSIQETNVLLGGSRGVEAALSAFDTTFTTNMLWGRSEQVQNSPFFGGIPGGTLTQETGQFQSGLSKTFANGGQFAVSHNWNYTGSNSTSQLFPSNYAGNTGLSYRQPFLAGAGVEYTRIAGPIGSGFTGITGVSQGVVIARINNDLVLADFEKNVRNLISDIEESYWQLYLAYRLYDTQVVARNSALRSWREAHAKLEAGGTRNFKPADEAQAKDRLFETQSLVQATRSDIYTAESRFRRLVGLPVNDGKIIRPIDDPIAAEFTPDWSMCLTEALVHRVELRKQKWNIKSLEFQRLAATSLTKPRLDLVSSYQVNAFGDKLLSQRNNDGITAQGLHSAYGTLMQNDQDSWTLGFEFSMPLGFRSAHAQVENLEFRLSKARAVLQAQEMDVSQELAITFQDLTKNYATAQSNFNRWRAARRRVELFDAEVQAGTTTLDTLLRAQSSLAAAETEYYRSLVAYNVAIKNLHKWKGTLLKHNNVHLMEGEWNPVAYQQALRRAWARTHGIDAHKLRSKPEPFVAEGYIGEVGVMPRNGDASYSSEQDGLTPDILPVPEPEMSPDYAPPVPAAPAEPAARLEISTPESRNPFADTSIDTAVKVVLDAKGEEPAFDIRQVSAQQDELPISETADNLELEFRPARSFVD from the coding sequence ATGAACCTTCGTCAGAAGTTACACCAATTTTTCTGTGGATGCTTAATTACCAGCCAACTTGTCGGTTGTCATGGACTGGGCACAGATACAGACCTGCATTACCTGGGTGATAAAGAGCTTCAATATTATGAAGATGTTGCCACTAAGATAGAATATCCGGCAGTTTATGAAGAAACCCCGGAAGAGATTACGTTCTCTGGAAAGCCACGGACGCTGGCAGACCGCTCTCAGGATGAAATCTGGGACTTACCGTTGATGGATGCGATCCATCTGGGTCTGGCCAACAGCGAAGTGATTCGTGTTTCCGGAACGCTGGGGACAAACGGAAACTCCTTATTAAATAATCCGGACGGAACGCCTAGTATTTTTGACCCGTCGATTCAGGAAACCAACGTACTGTTGGGTGGATCTCGCGGTGTTGAAGCGGCGCTGTCTGCTTTTGATACTACGTTTACGACGAACATGCTCTGGGGCCGCTCGGAACAGGTCCAGAACAGCCCGTTTTTCGGCGGTATTCCCGGCGGTACTTTGACTCAGGAAACGGGACAGTTTCAATCTGGACTTTCCAAAACGTTTGCCAACGGTGGGCAATTTGCTGTTTCGCATAACTGGAATTACACGGGCAGCAATTCAACCAGTCAGTTATTTCCTTCCAACTATGCCGGCAACACGGGGCTGTCTTATCGTCAGCCATTCCTGGCAGGAGCCGGAGTCGAATACACGCGAATTGCCGGCCCGATCGGTTCTGGTTTTACTGGAATTACCGGTGTGAGCCAGGGGGTTGTGATTGCTCGCATCAACAACGACCTCGTGCTGGCTGACTTTGAGAAAAACGTGCGAAATCTGATTTCGGACATCGAAGAAAGTTATTGGCAGTTGTACCTGGCTTACCGCCTGTACGATACCCAGGTTGTCGCTCGTAATTCTGCATTACGCAGTTGGCGGGAAGCACATGCCAAACTGGAAGCCGGTGGTACTCGTAACTTCAAACCAGCCGACGAAGCCCAGGCGAAAGACCGTCTATTTGAAACACAATCGTTAGTCCAGGCCACACGCAGCGATATATACACGGCAGAAAGCCGATTCCGCCGACTGGTCGGTTTACCGGTGAATGATGGGAAAATCATCCGACCGATTGATGATCCGATTGCAGCCGAGTTTACTCCTGACTGGAGCATGTGCCTGACGGAAGCGCTGGTACACCGTGTCGAACTCCGTAAGCAGAAATGGAATATCAAAAGTCTCGAATTTCAACGTCTGGCAGCAACCAGCCTGACCAAGCCGCGACTGGACCTGGTTTCCAGTTATCAGGTGAATGCGTTCGGCGATAAACTGCTAAGTCAGAGAAATAACGATGGGATTACCGCTCAGGGATTGCATAGCGCTTATGGAACACTGATGCAAAACGATCAGGATAGTTGGACGCTCGGGTTCGAATTCAGCATGCCGTTAGGCTTCCGGTCTGCACATGCTCAGGTCGAAAACCTGGAGTTTCGCTTGTCGAAAGCGCGAGCTGTGTTGCAGGCGCAGGAAATGGATGTCAGCCAGGAACTGGCAATCACATTTCAGGATCTGACCAAGAACTACGCGACAGCACAATCCAACTTCAATCGTTGGCGTGCAGCTCGTAGACGAGTCGAGCTGTTTGATGCAGAAGTTCAAGCGGGTACGACAACTCTTGATACCCTGTTGCGTGCTCAATCCAGTCTGGCTGCAGCCGAGACCGAATACTATCGCTCTCTGGTGGCTTATAATGTCGCGATTAAGAACCTCCACAAATGGAAAGGGACTTTGCTGAAACACAACAACGTCCACTTAATGGAAGGCGAATGGAATCCAGTGGCTTATCAACAGGCCCTCCGACGTGCCTGGGCAAGAACTCATGGTATCGATGCCCACAAACTGCGTAGCAAACCCGAGCCCTTTGTGGCGGAAGGTTACATTGGCGAGGTTGGTGTCATGCCTAGAAATGGGGACGCATCGTACTCATCGGAACAGGATGGTCTGACACCGGATATTCTACCTGTACCCGAACCAGAGATGAGTCCGGATTACGCACCACCGGTACCAGCTGCCCCCGCTGAACCAGCAGCGCGGTTGGAGATCTCTACTCCTGAAAGCAGAAATCCATTTGCTGACACAAGCATCGATACAGCTGTCAAAGTCGTGCTTGATGCCAAGGGAGAAGAGCCTGCCTTTGATATCAGACAGGTTTCCGCTCAGCAGGATGAATTACCGATCTCTGAGACAGCGGACAATCTGGAGCTTGAATTCCGACCTGCCAGGAGCTTTGTCGACTAA
- the hisI gene encoding phosphoribosyl-AMP cyclohydrolase, whose translation MSDGIQFSERTSVEQVEEGNELAPKFDKDGLIPVVTTDYASGELLMHAYMNEEALKKTIELGEAVYWSRSRQVLWHKGATSGLVQKVKALLIDDDQDTIWLRVDVLGGGASCHVGYRSCFYRRVPVGEEVQDKGLGLEFTETEKVFDPKEVYGDAPNPTKL comes from the coding sequence ATGTCAGATGGAATTCAATTCTCTGAACGGACTTCAGTCGAACAGGTGGAAGAAGGAAACGAGCTGGCTCCGAAATTTGACAAAGACGGTCTGATTCCCGTCGTCACCACCGACTATGCGTCGGGTGAATTGCTGATGCATGCCTACATGAATGAAGAGGCGCTCAAGAAAACGATTGAACTGGGTGAAGCCGTCTACTGGAGCCGTAGCCGTCAGGTACTCTGGCACAAAGGGGCCACCAGCGGCCTCGTCCAGAAAGTGAAAGCCCTGCTGATCGATGATGACCAGGATACAATCTGGCTTCGCGTCGATGTTCTGGGTGGCGGCGCCAGTTGTCACGTCGGTTATCGATCCTGCTTTTACCGTCGCGTTCCTGTCGGAGAGGAAGTGCAGGACAAAGGGCTGGGGCTGGAATTTACTGAAACCGAAAAAGTATTTGACCCGAAAGAGGTCTATGGAGACGCTCCCAACCCCACAAAACTGTAA
- the rpsR gene encoding 30S ribosomal protein S18 encodes MSVGLSRKEIVKRRKKRARLKKKLKCRFCPDGNIPRPVYVDYKDLRTLRSLLDREGRILPRRRTGTSALYQRAVRRAVLRARFIGLLPYVAED; translated from the coding sequence ATGTCAGTCGGTTTATCACGTAAAGAGATCGTCAAACGACGAAAAAAACGAGCTCGTCTGAAAAAGAAGCTCAAATGTCGGTTCTGTCCGGATGGAAATATCCCACGTCCCGTCTATGTCGATTACAAGGATCTGAGAACCCTGCGTTCTCTCCTGGATCGTGAAGGACGTATTCTGCCTCGTCGTCGTACAGGCACCTCAGCTCTGTATCAACGGGCTGTCCGTCGTGCAGTACTGCGAGCACGCTTCATCGGCCTGCTGCCTTACGTTGCAGAAGACTAA